Proteins encoded in a region of the Streptomyces liliiviolaceus genome:
- a CDS encoding DinB family protein — MHTTPDGRPVPPAHAGERAMLEAWLDFHRATLALKCADLKDDQLRRAAAAPSSMTLLGLVQHLAEVERNWFQRIFAGQDVPPVFGRGNHDGFALEPGRGLAEVTAVWQAEIARGRELIADATLDDSGRLSEQDAEHVGDQGVSLRWILVHMIEEYARHNGHADLIREGVDGVTGT; from the coding sequence ATGCATACGACCCCGGACGGACGACCCGTCCCGCCCGCCCATGCCGGTGAACGCGCCATGCTGGAAGCCTGGTTGGACTTCCACCGTGCGACGCTCGCCCTGAAGTGTGCGGACCTGAAGGACGATCAGTTACGACGGGCAGCGGCGGCGCCGTCGTCGATGACACTGCTCGGCCTCGTCCAGCACCTGGCCGAGGTGGAGCGCAACTGGTTCCAACGCATCTTCGCGGGACAGGACGTGCCACCTGTCTTCGGACGGGGCAATCACGACGGCTTCGCCCTTGAACCGGGCCGGGGACTGGCCGAGGTCACCGCCGTCTGGCAGGCGGAGATCGCCCGGGGCCGTGAGCTGATCGCCGACGCGACCCTGGACGACTCCGGCCGCCTGTCGGAACAGGACGCGGAACACGTCGGCGATCAGGGAGTCTCGTTGCGCTGGATCCTGGTGCACATGATCGAGGAATACGCGCGTCACAACGGTCATGCCGACCTCATCCGGGAGGGGGTCGACGGAGTCACCGGCACCTGA
- a CDS encoding LolA-like protein, translated as MRHAHLLSTAVLLLCTACSGGAGGDGDTGESAKKAAADAAAVRAAIARTSAASARVDETIEMRSTDSPRTYVFAIAGAFDLGDDRGRLTVDLEDSGMDTVEEVFVGDTVYVRGSRAVDEDKWAAADRSEAQTRYFLRSPLNDPEHLLRQMKAMRQVSNEGEERVNDAPAVHYRGTIDHATATLRMTTRTRQGLDEVREKLGDDVPVYADVWVDGKGRAVQVRLSYFGGMKAVTTMTLSDFGTPVKAEAPPDDEIVPVTAGEDVMLA; from the coding sequence ATGCGCCACGCCCACCTCCTCTCCACCGCCGTCCTCCTGCTCTGCACCGCCTGTTCCGGCGGCGCGGGCGGTGACGGCGACACGGGAGAGAGCGCGAAGAAGGCCGCGGCCGACGCGGCGGCCGTACGCGCCGCGATCGCGAGGACGAGCGCGGCCAGCGCCCGCGTGGACGAGACGATCGAGATGCGGTCCACCGACAGCCCCAGGACGTACGTGTTCGCGATCGCCGGCGCCTTCGACCTCGGGGATGACAGGGGCCGGCTCACGGTGGACCTTGAGGACAGCGGCATGGACACCGTCGAGGAGGTCTTCGTCGGTGACACGGTCTATGTCCGGGGCTCGCGGGCTGTGGACGAGGACAAGTGGGCCGCGGCCGACCGGAGCGAGGCCCAGACCCGTTACTTCCTGCGGTCCCCGCTGAACGACCCCGAGCATCTGCTCCGCCAGATGAAGGCGATGCGGCAGGTGTCGAACGAGGGCGAGGAGCGGGTGAACGACGCTCCGGCGGTGCACTACCGGGGCACGATCGACCACGCCACGGCGACGCTCCGGATGACGACGAGGACCAGACAGGGTCTGGACGAGGTGCGCGAGAAACTGGGCGACGACGTGCCTGTCTACGCGGATGTGTGGGTCGACGGGAAGGGGCGCGCGGTCCAGGTCAGGCTGTCCTACTTCGGCGGTATGAAGGCCGTGACGACGATGACGCTGTCGGACTTCGGGACGCCGGTGAAGGCCGAGGCGCCGCCGGACGACGAGATCGTCCCCGTGACGGCGGGCGAGGACGTCATGCTGGCCTGA
- a CDS encoding TIGR01777 family oxidoreductase, with product MKVVLPGGTGQVGAILDRALTAAGHEVTVVTRNPSRAHDIRWDGTTLGPWAEAVDGCDVVINLAGRSVSCRYTEENLRAMMDSRVDSARVVGEAIAAAARPPRVWLQMSTATVYAHSFDAANDEATGVIGGSETGVPDYWAYSVEIAKNWERAQTEAPTPATRKVALRAAMVMSPDRGGVFHVLSRLVRLGLGGPVAGGAQYVSWIHDEDFVRAVEFLIDRDDIEGPVNLASPGPLPHRDFMRALRTAWRVPVGLPATRRMAELGAFALRSDTELLLKSRRVVPGRLDEAGFAFAHPEWGSAAVSLVERARHRRAGRDADLVSKPTPTC from the coding sequence ATGAAGGTAGTGCTGCCCGGGGGAACCGGACAGGTGGGCGCGATTCTCGACCGTGCGCTGACCGCGGCCGGACATGAGGTCACGGTGGTCACCCGGAACCCGTCGAGGGCCCACGACATCCGCTGGGACGGGACCACGCTCGGACCCTGGGCCGAGGCGGTCGACGGCTGCGATGTCGTCATCAACCTGGCCGGACGCAGCGTCTCCTGCCGGTACACCGAGGAGAACCTGCGCGCCATGATGGACTCCCGAGTGGACTCGGCGCGCGTGGTCGGCGAGGCGATCGCCGCCGCGGCACGACCACCGCGCGTCTGGCTGCAGATGAGTACGGCGACGGTCTACGCCCACAGTTTCGACGCGGCGAACGACGAGGCGACCGGGGTGATCGGCGGTTCGGAGACCGGGGTGCCGGACTACTGGGCGTACAGCGTCGAGATCGCGAAGAACTGGGAGCGGGCGCAGACCGAGGCGCCGACACCCGCGACCCGCAAAGTGGCCCTGCGTGCGGCGATGGTCATGAGTCCGGACCGGGGTGGCGTCTTCCACGTACTGTCGCGGCTCGTGCGCCTCGGACTGGGCGGGCCGGTGGCGGGCGGCGCGCAGTACGTCTCCTGGATCCATGACGAGGACTTCGTGCGCGCGGTGGAGTTCCTGATCGACCGGGACGACATCGAGGGACCGGTGAACCTCGCCTCGCCCGGACCACTTCCGCACCGCGACTTCATGCGGGCGCTGCGCACCGCGTGGCGTGTCCCGGTGGGGCTGCCGGCGACGCGCCGGATGGCCGAGCTGGGGGCGTTCGCGCTGCGCTCGGACACGGAACTGCTGCTCAAGAGCCGCCGGGTAGTGCCGGGTCGGCTGGACGAGGCCGGGTTCGCGTTCGCACATCCTGAGTGGGGGAGTGCCGCCGTTTCTCTCGTCGAGCGGGCCAGGCACCGGCGTGCCGGCCGCGACGCCGACCTGGTGAGCAAGCCGACGCCGACCTGCTGA
- a CDS encoding ABC transporter substrate-binding protein — protein MGKVRKKLRTRAVAAVSVVSALGLVVGCGGSDSGGTGGGKKDGKTTITMGLFGVMGFKETGLLDKYMKEHPDVVIKADVAGDEQTYYTALQTHLAAGSGLKDIQGIEIGRAKELSDTQQDKFVDLAGAPGTDHFLPWKQSQVTTSDKKVIGLGTDIGPMAVCYRKDLFEQAGLPTDREKVAKLWEGDWSKYVAAGKKFKAESKDDKVAFMDSSSGLFNAMIYGNSQQFYDKQGKLIYETNPVVKDAWKLASEAATSDLTAKLRQFQPGWDPGLANSTFASTVCPAWMLAHISEKAGPKNKGKWDVAKAPQGANWGGSFLGVMEKSPVKKEAQELVAWLTAPEQQAYLFKEIGNFPSSQTALEMPEVVDAKSDYFAGAPIGQIFGAAAKEIPDEQVLGRKDGTIKDIFSQGLTLIEAQNKSPNEAWKTTDKRIEKAAG, from the coding sequence ATGGGCAAGGTCCGAAAGAAGTTGCGTACACGAGCCGTGGCCGCCGTATCGGTTGTGTCGGCTCTCGGCCTGGTCGTGGGCTGCGGAGGCAGTGACAGCGGGGGGACCGGTGGGGGGAAGAAGGACGGCAAGACCACCATCACCATGGGCCTGTTCGGCGTCATGGGCTTCAAGGAGACCGGCCTCCTCGACAAGTACATGAAGGAGCACCCGGATGTCGTCATCAAGGCGGACGTCGCGGGCGACGAGCAGACGTACTACACCGCGCTGCAGACCCACTTGGCGGCCGGCAGCGGGCTGAAGGACATCCAGGGCATAGAAATTGGTAGGGCCAAGGAGCTGTCCGACACGCAGCAGGACAAGTTCGTCGACCTGGCCGGCGCGCCCGGGACGGACCACTTCCTTCCGTGGAAGCAGAGCCAGGTGACCACCTCGGACAAGAAGGTCATCGGGCTCGGCACCGACATCGGCCCGATGGCCGTCTGTTACCGCAAGGACCTGTTCGAGCAGGCCGGTCTGCCCACCGACCGCGAGAAGGTCGCCAAGCTGTGGGAGGGCGACTGGTCGAAGTACGTGGCGGCGGGCAAGAAGTTCAAGGCCGAGTCCAAGGACGACAAGGTCGCCTTCATGGACAGCTCCAGCGGACTGTTCAACGCCATGATCTACGGCAACTCCCAGCAGTTCTACGACAAGCAGGGCAAGCTCATCTACGAGACGAACCCTGTCGTGAAGGACGCCTGGAAGCTGGCCTCCGAGGCGGCCACGTCCGATCTGACCGCCAAGCTCCGCCAGTTCCAGCCCGGCTGGGACCCCGGTCTGGCCAACAGCACCTTCGCCTCCACCGTCTGCCCGGCGTGGATGCTCGCGCACATCAGCGAGAAGGCCGGACCGAAGAACAAGGGCAAGTGGGACGTGGCCAAGGCACCCCAGGGCGCCAACTGGGGCGGGTCCTTCCTCGGGGTGATGGAGAAGAGCCCGGTCAAGAAGGAGGCGCAGGAACTCGTGGCCTGGCTGACCGCTCCCGAGCAGCAGGCCTACCTGTTCAAGGAGATCGGCAACTTCCCGTCGTCGCAGACGGCGCTGGAGATGCCCGAAGTAGTCGACGCCAAGTCCGACTACTTCGCCGGTGCGCCCATCGGGCAGATCTTCGGCGCGGCGGCCAAGGAGATCCCCGACGAGCAGGTGCTCGGCCGCAAGGACGGCACGATCAAGGACATCTTCTCGCAGGGTCTGACCTTGATCGAGGCGCAGAACAAGAGCCCGAACGAGGCGTGGAAGACCACGGACAAGCGCATCGAGAAGGCCGCGGGCTGA
- a CDS encoding alpha/beta hydrolase, translating to MTGRQGPAASEQVDASIVGSVRPAPPLDAELAAALAALGDLSGARLTAENLAVQRARDTASRPRPTADELRADGRFSVEELSVPGTENRPDVTLVYARPADATGPLPVLYYLHGGGMIMGNAWSVLPRILRDWSGPLGLAVVSVEYRLAPETPYPGPLEDCHAGLLWTVDRADALGIDAGRVVIGGKSAGGGLAAALTLLNRDRGDGPAPVGQLLLCPMLDDRLDSPSAHQLAGVGLWDRASTAVAWQAYLGDGYGASDLPPYAAPARATDLGGLPPTYIDVGSAETFRDENVDYAHGIWRAGGDAELHVWPGAFHGFDSVAPAAALSREARDARTRWLGRILGRARPQ from the coding sequence ATGACAGGGCGTCAGGGCCCTGCGGCCTCCGAGCAGGTCGACGCGAGCATCGTCGGCTCCGTGCGACCGGCCCCGCCGCTCGATGCCGAACTGGCCGCCGCTCTGGCCGCCTTGGGTGACCTGTCCGGGGCCCGGCTCACCGCGGAGAACCTCGCCGTCCAGCGGGCCCGGGACACGGCGAGCAGGCCCCGGCCCACCGCGGACGAGCTGCGGGCCGACGGCCGCTTCTCCGTCGAGGAGCTGAGCGTGCCCGGTACGGAGAACCGGCCGGACGTGACGCTCGTGTACGCGCGGCCCGCCGACGCCACCGGACCGCTGCCGGTCCTGTACTACCTCCACGGCGGCGGGATGATCATGGGCAACGCATGGTCCGTGCTGCCGAGGATCCTCCGCGACTGGTCCGGCCCGCTCGGCCTGGCGGTCGTGTCCGTGGAGTACCGGCTCGCTCCGGAGACGCCCTACCCGGGACCGCTGGAGGACTGTCACGCGGGCCTCCTGTGGACCGTGGACCGGGCGGACGCGCTCGGGATCGACGCCGGGCGCGTGGTCATCGGGGGCAAGAGCGCCGGGGGCGGGCTCGCCGCGGCTCTGACGCTGCTCAACCGGGACCGGGGCGACGGGCCGGCACCCGTCGGGCAGCTCCTGCTGTGCCCGATGCTCGACGACCGCCTCGACAGTCCCTCCGCCCACCAGTTGGCCGGCGTCGGTCTGTGGGACAGGGCCTCGACCGCCGTCGCCTGGCAGGCCTACCTGGGAGACGGGTACGGCGCGTCCGATCTGCCGCCCTATGCCGCCCCGGCCCGCGCCACCGATCTCGGCGGACTGCCGCCGACCTACATCGACGTCGGCTCGGCGGAGACCTTCCGTGACGAGAACGTCGACTACGCCCACGGGATCTGGCGGGCCGGCGGCGACGCCGAACTGCACGTCTGGCCCGGCGCGTTCCACGGCTTCGACTCCGTCGCCCCGGCCGCGGCACTCTCCCGCGAGGCCCGCGACGCCCGAACCCGGTGGCTCGGCCGCATACTCGGACGGGCCCGCCCGCAATGA
- a CDS encoding LacI family DNA-binding transcriptional regulator, whose amino-acid sequence MRGGQRPTIKTVAARAGVGRTTVSRVINGSELVSEKARAAVLAAIAELNYVPNSVARGLVTSRTNSVALVIPESESRLGSEPYFSAVIRGVSTALAKTRTQLQLVLVRDQAERDQLTESVAERRVDGVLLVSVHEHDPLPGLLEDMGLPTVLAGRRSPDESLSHVHSDNAGGAATAVGHLLAQGRRTIATISGPLDMDVARSRLQGWREALEKAGHEATDRLVASGDFTEEGGEAAMRSLLEQVPALDAVFVASDVMAAGALVELRRQRRAVPDDVAVVGFDDSIIARHTNPPLTSVRQPVEEIGETIARLLLEEIGNPEEPRRQVVLPTELVVRESS is encoded by the coding sequence ATGCGGGGCGGACAGCGTCCGACCATCAAGACCGTGGCCGCGCGCGCCGGTGTCGGACGCACCACGGTTTCACGAGTCATCAACGGCTCGGAGCTGGTCAGCGAGAAGGCCAGGGCCGCCGTGCTCGCCGCCATCGCCGAGCTGAACTACGTGCCGAACTCGGTCGCCAGGGGCCTGGTGACGAGCCGGACGAACTCCGTGGCACTGGTGATCCCCGAGTCGGAGAGCAGGCTGGGCTCCGAGCCGTACTTCTCGGCGGTCATCCGCGGGGTCAGCACCGCTCTGGCGAAGACCCGCACCCAGCTCCAACTGGTCCTCGTCCGCGACCAGGCGGAACGGGACCAGCTCACCGAGTCGGTGGCGGAACGCCGGGTCGACGGGGTCCTGCTGGTCTCGGTGCACGAACACGACCCACTGCCGGGCCTGCTGGAGGACATGGGGCTGCCCACGGTGCTCGCCGGGCGCCGCTCCCCCGACGAGTCGCTCAGCCATGTGCACTCCGACAACGCGGGCGGAGCCGCGACGGCCGTCGGCCATCTGCTCGCGCAGGGGCGGCGGACCATCGCCACGATCAGCGGCCCCCTCGACATGGACGTGGCACGCAGCCGGCTCCAGGGGTGGCGTGAGGCCCTTGAGAAGGCGGGGCACGAAGCCACGGACCGGCTGGTGGCCTCCGGCGACTTCACCGAGGAGGGCGGCGAGGCCGCGATGCGTTCACTCCTTGAACAAGTCCCGGCGCTCGACGCCGTGTTCGTCGCCTCGGACGTGATGGCCGCGGGGGCGCTGGTGGAGTTGCGCAGGCAACGGCGCGCCGTGCCCGACGACGTGGCGGTGGTCGGCTTCGACGACTCCATCATCGCCCGGCACACCAACCCGCCGCTCACCAGTGTGCGCCAGCCGGTCGAGGAGATCGGCGAGACGATCGCGCGCCTGCTCCTGGAGGAGATCGGCAACCCCGAGGAGCCGCGCAGGCAGGTCGTGCTTCCCACGGAACTCGTCGTGCGCGAATCGTCCTGA